One genomic segment of Nocardia spumae includes these proteins:
- the cobM gene encoding precorrin-4 C(11)-methyltransferase produces MTVHFIGAGPGAADLLTLRAVRLLRESPVCLYAGTYLDPGVLGNCAPDAELIDTQGLDLDEIVEHCARADAEGKDVARLCSGDPSLYSALTEQTRRLDARGIAWDVTPGVPAYAAAAAVLGSELTVPEVVQSVVLTRTRVRSTAMPESEALANFARTGASLVLHLAITRIRELAAELSGEYGPDCPVVVVYRASQPRQLVLRGTLSDIADQVEAAGLRQAAVVLVGRALAPAIDCAQSHLYDPSRERRHFPGAGM; encoded by the coding sequence ATGACCGTGCACTTCATCGGAGCGGGTCCCGGCGCTGCGGATCTGCTGACCCTGCGGGCGGTGCGACTGCTGCGGGAGTCGCCGGTGTGCCTCTACGCGGGGACCTATCTGGATCCGGGGGTACTGGGCAATTGCGCGCCGGACGCCGAGCTGATCGACACCCAGGGCCTGGATCTGGACGAGATCGTCGAGCACTGCGCGCGGGCGGATGCCGAGGGCAAGGATGTGGCCCGGTTGTGTTCGGGTGATCCCTCCCTCTATTCGGCGTTGACCGAGCAGACACGGCGGCTGGATGCCCGGGGCATCGCCTGGGATGTGACTCCGGGGGTACCGGCCTACGCGGCGGCGGCCGCGGTGCTGGGCAGTGAACTGACGGTGCCCGAAGTGGTCCAGTCGGTGGTGCTCACGCGCACGCGGGTCCGGTCCACCGCGATGCCCGAGTCGGAGGCGCTGGCGAACTTCGCGCGGACGGGAGCCAGCCTGGTGTTGCATCTGGCGATCACCCGGATCCGGGAGCTCGCCGCGGAACTGTCGGGGGAATACGGGCCCGACTGCCCGGTGGTGGTGGTCTACCGCGCGAGCCAGCCGCGGCAGCTGGTGCTGCGCGGGACCCTGTCCGATATCGCCGACCAGGTCGAGGCGGCGGGATTGCGGCAGGCCGCGGTGGTGCTGGTGGGTCGCGCGCTGGCCCCGGCGATCGACTGCGCGCAATCCCATCTGTACGACCCGAGCCGGGAACGCCGTCACTTCCCAGGGGCGGGAATGTGA